One Edaphobacter lichenicola DNA window includes the following coding sequences:
- a CDS encoding DUF3857 domain-containing protein, with translation MNHTSRRILCLTLLSALAFLAAPCARAQWTVPTPEELSMTSQPEVPGAAAVYLFREETTEDKLHMFSIYVRLKVLTERGKEYANVELSYAHSNEGGSTDIDDIQGRTIHPDGTIIPFTGKPYEKLVEKTQGVRFMAKVFTLPDVEVGSIIEYRYKLRLGDNWFRAPQWYIQTALYTRKAHYSWRPTDKQLISSEDGGLTNTISWTKILPAGTDLKETQLPSRAYEDGQYIFDLNAHDIPPAPEEDYMPPISSFTYRVLFYYSPYRTGDEYWKNEGKRWAKSRDKFIGPGPVVTAAVHDIILPADSQDQKLRKIYAAVMKLENTNYTREHSSTEEKSQGLKEVHTTDDIWTRKRGNNDQLTALFVAMARAAGMKAYLAVITSRDRSVFFRAYLSMSQLDDDVAIVNVDGKDQFFDPGSRYCPYQHLEWKHSQTSGLRQMDGGAGPVETPGETYLYSKTTRIADLTMDEHGEVSGILKMTYLGSPALHWRQRALTGDDESLKRELRTNVERLMPAGADVKVTSIEKLEDYEQPLVVTLSFKGNLGSATGKRMLIPADIFEVNAKPAFPHEKREIPVYFPYSRINQDAVRIKFPPSFKVESLPTADQMGFQKFALYTLRSESTPNSFTIRRDYVLGEIYFKTEEYAGLRSFYSKFENKDQETVVLTTAPAPAKPTPAGN, from the coding sequence ATGAACCACACCTCACGCCGCATCCTCTGCCTCACTCTTCTCTCTGCCTTGGCTTTCCTCGCCGCACCCTGCGCCCGCGCGCAGTGGACCGTCCCCACCCCCGAAGAACTCTCCATGACCTCACAGCCCGAGGTTCCCGGCGCCGCCGCCGTCTACCTCTTCCGCGAAGAGACCACAGAAGACAAGCTCCATATGTTCAGCATCTACGTCCGGCTCAAAGTCCTCACCGAACGCGGCAAGGAGTACGCCAACGTCGAACTCAGCTACGCTCACTCCAACGAAGGCGGTTCCACGGACATCGACGACATCCAGGGCAGAACCATTCACCCCGATGGCACCATCATCCCCTTCACCGGCAAACCCTACGAGAAGCTAGTCGAAAAGACCCAGGGCGTCCGCTTCATGGCCAAGGTCTTCACCTTGCCCGACGTCGAGGTTGGCAGCATCATCGAATACCGGTACAAGCTGCGACTCGGCGACAACTGGTTCAGGGCGCCACAGTGGTACATCCAGACCGCTCTCTACACCCGCAAAGCCCACTACTCCTGGCGCCCTACCGACAAACAACTCATCTCGTCGGAAGACGGCGGCCTCACCAACACCATCTCCTGGACCAAAATTCTTCCCGCGGGCACCGACTTAAAAGAAACCCAGCTTCCCTCCAGAGCCTACGAAGACGGCCAGTACATCTTCGATCTCAACGCGCACGATATCCCTCCCGCCCCCGAGGAGGACTACATGCCACCCATCTCCAGCTTCACCTATCGCGTCCTCTTCTACTACTCTCCCTATCGCACTGGCGACGAATATTGGAAGAACGAAGGCAAGCGCTGGGCGAAGAGTCGCGACAAGTTCATCGGACCCGGACCCGTCGTTACCGCAGCCGTTCACGACATCATCCTCCCGGCAGATTCGCAGGATCAGAAGCTGCGCAAGATCTACGCCGCCGTAATGAAGCTCGAAAACACCAACTATACCCGCGAGCACTCCAGCACCGAAGAGAAGTCCCAGGGCCTCAAAGAGGTTCACACCACCGACGACATCTGGACCCGTAAGCGCGGCAACAACGATCAACTCACGGCACTGTTCGTCGCCATGGCCCGCGCCGCCGGCATGAAAGCCTATCTCGCCGTGATCACCAGCCGCGACCGCAGTGTTTTTTTTCGCGCCTACCTCAGCATGTCGCAGCTTGACGACGACGTCGCGATCGTCAACGTAGATGGCAAGGATCAGTTCTTCGACCCTGGCTCTCGCTACTGTCCCTACCAGCATCTCGAGTGGAAGCACAGCCAGACAAGTGGTCTTCGGCAAATGGACGGTGGCGCCGGTCCAGTGGAGACTCCTGGTGAGACCTATCTCTATTCGAAGACCACGCGAATCGCCGACCTGACCATGGACGAACACGGCGAAGTCAGCGGCATTCTAAAGATGACTTACCTGGGATCTCCCGCTCTTCATTGGCGGCAGCGCGCCCTCACCGGCGACGACGAAAGCCTCAAACGCGAACTTCGCACCAACGTCGAACGCCTCATGCCTGCCGGAGCCGACGTCAAGGTCACCTCCATCGAGAAGCTCGAAGACTACGAACAACCCCTCGTCGTCACCCTCTCCTTCAAAGGAAACCTGGGCTCCGCCACCGGCAAGCGCATGCTCATCCCCGCTGATATCTTCGAGGTCAACGCGAAGCCGGCGTTCCCCCACGAAAAACGAGAGATCCCGGTCTACTTCCCATACTCCCGCATTAATCAGGACGCCGTCCGCATCAAGTTCCCACCGTCCTTCAAAGTAGAATCTCTCCCCACGGCCGACCAGATGGGCTTCCAGAAGTTCGCTCTCTATACTCTCCGTTCGGAGTCCACCCCCAACAGCTTCACCATCCGTCGCGACTACGTTCTCGGAGAGATCTACTTCAAGACCGAGGAGTACGCCGGCCTCCGCAGCTTCTACTCCAAATTCGAAAACAAGGATCAGGAGACGGTCGTCCTCACCACCGCACCCGCTCCCGCCAAACCAACTCCAGCGGGGAACTGA
- a CDS encoding DUF3857 domain-containing transglutaminase family protein produces the protein MRKLHLSISTISLILFTAIPALASRPDNVPDWVRTAAQQKVPQYPPETNAVVLLEDTTYTVAPDGSATEHFRSVVKILRPQGRDEGRIAVPFDKDTKILSLHVWSIGPDGHEYAVKDSEQVEFGYPGQGNLFMDLKVRAAEAPGRDPGGVVAYEYEQRTHPYLTEKTWFFQSELPRLNQSFTLELPPGFIHGTVWAHSRELPAIDLEHQRWRWEMKDVPPIDLDQVELRPSESSLEGRMTVHYAGPTIQSPTEGTWQSVGQWYQTLAKDRLTATPEIAARAKELTGDKTDFYDKTEAIAEFVQKQVRYFVIEMGIGGHQPHYAADIFHNRYGDCKDKATLLVSMLSTVGVHGALVLVDHRRGVIDPDAPSIVGDHMIAAIEIPKGYNSPKLRSVVTAKSGRRYLIFDPTWDKTAFGQLAHNLQGGYGVLVEGPDSQIIQFPVLSPDLNTIRRTATFQLEPDGSLKGTVTEKRFGDLSEHRRDLYISGDAKEQTKFLERLLGQDFTTFTVSDFKVQNAEALNKDLTTSYSLTADHFGKPMGPLLMVRPRVLGSEALYADRKERHNIPINLSETMQEQDDYTIELPSGYAVDEIPDPVKLDLDFASYESSSVVKDHTLHYTRTYTVREVTLPADRYPDVQKLSGVIAADEQSKAVLKKQ, from the coding sequence TTGCGCAAACTTCATCTATCTATCTCGACAATTAGCCTCATCCTCTTCACCGCGATCCCAGCGCTCGCCTCCCGGCCCGACAACGTTCCCGACTGGGTCCGCACCGCCGCGCAGCAAAAGGTCCCCCAGTATCCCCCCGAAACCAATGCAGTCGTCCTTCTCGAAGACACCACCTACACCGTCGCGCCCGACGGCAGCGCCACCGAGCACTTCCGCAGCGTCGTCAAAATCCTTCGTCCCCAGGGCCGCGACGAGGGCAGAATCGCCGTCCCCTTCGACAAGGACACCAAGATCCTCTCCCTGCATGTCTGGAGCATCGGACCCGACGGACACGAGTACGCCGTCAAAGACAGTGAGCAGGTAGAGTTCGGCTACCCCGGCCAGGGCAACCTCTTCATGGATCTCAAGGTAAGGGCGGCAGAGGCTCCCGGCCGCGACCCCGGCGGCGTCGTCGCCTATGAATACGAGCAGCGCACGCACCCCTACCTCACCGAGAAGACCTGGTTCTTTCAAAGCGAACTCCCGCGCCTCAATCAGAGCTTCACCCTCGAGCTGCCCCCCGGATTCATTCACGGCACCGTCTGGGCGCACAGCAGGGAACTCCCGGCTATCGACCTCGAACATCAGCGCTGGCGCTGGGAGATGAAGGACGTCCCTCCCATCGACCTCGATCAGGTTGAGCTTCGCCCGTCGGAGTCCTCGCTCGAGGGCCGCATGACCGTTCACTACGCCGGGCCGACTATCCAGTCGCCAACCGAAGGCACCTGGCAGAGCGTCGGCCAGTGGTACCAGACCCTCGCGAAAGATCGCCTAACCGCCACACCCGAGATCGCCGCCAGAGCCAAAGAACTAACCGGTGACAAGACCGATTTCTACGACAAGACCGAAGCCATCGCCGAATTCGTTCAGAAGCAGGTCCGCTACTTCGTCATCGAGATGGGCATCGGCGGCCATCAACCGCACTACGCCGCAGATATCTTCCACAACCGCTACGGCGACTGCAAAGACAAAGCCACCCTGCTCGTCTCCATGCTCTCTACGGTAGGGGTCCACGGGGCTCTCGTCCTGGTCGACCATCGTCGCGGAGTCATCGACCCCGACGCACCCTCGATCGTCGGCGACCACATGATCGCTGCTATCGAAATCCCCAAAGGCTACAACTCCCCCAAGCTCCGCAGTGTCGTCACCGCCAAGTCCGGTCGCCGCTACCTCATCTTCGATCCCACCTGGGACAAGACCGCCTTCGGTCAGCTTGCGCATAACCTCCAGGGAGGCTACGGCGTTCTGGTGGAAGGCCCCGACAGTCAGATCATTCAGTTTCCGGTCCTCTCTCCCGATCTCAACACCATCCGCCGCACCGCCACCTTCCAGCTCGAACCCGACGGCTCGCTCAAAGGCACCGTCACCGAGAAGCGCTTCGGCGACCTCTCCGAACACCGCCGCGATCTCTACATCAGCGGCGACGCCAAAGAGCAGACCAAGTTTCTCGAGCGCCTCCTCGGCCAGGACTTCACCACCTTCACCGTCTCCGACTTCAAGGTGCAGAACGCCGAGGCTCTCAACAAAGACCTCACCACCTCCTACTCCCTCACCGCCGACCACTTCGGCAAGCCCATGGGCCCCCTGCTCATGGTCCGCCCCCGCGTCCTCGGCAGCGAGGCTCTCTACGCCGATCGCAAAGAGCGCCACAACATCCCGATCAACCTTAGCGAGACCATGCAGGAGCAGGACGACTACACCATCGAGCTTCCCTCCGGATACGCAGTCGACGAGATCCCCGATCCCGTCAAGCTCGACCTCGACTTCGCCTCCTATGAGAGCTCCAGCGTAGTCAAGGACCACACCCTCCACTACACCCGCACCTATACCGTTCGCGAGGTCACCCTCCCCGCCGACAGATATCCCGACGTTCAAAAGCTCTCAGGCGTCATAGCAGCCGACGAACAAAGCAAAGCCGTCCTCAAAAAGCAGTAA
- a CDS encoding lysylphosphatidylglycerol synthase transmembrane domain-containing protein: MSAAANSRNLLKTIPGLLISAFFLWYTFHNIPLNEFRALRAVHPAWILGVLGFTVASYTLRCVRWSQMMPRNGRSLRAHFAVCARVLMTSLAANNILPLRIGDIMRIFTYSDDLGTAPSVILSTVILEKLLDIFVLVLLFVSTVGRIATPRLRLIATISLAVSAIGLLILLVAARSLQAPVQRLFARLPAGPLLKKIEHWITLALDATGRLGVAGSLLLLFQSVVIWTCEGMIFLSAIRLLGLSVDGIAAWLAVSFANLSYLIPSSPGAIGPFELAVKTSLVNHGASMSQSAVFGLAIHVWMLLSVTGAGGIIFLIHRIRIHNHKPLLEEIEDLPARLP, encoded by the coding sequence ATGAGCGCCGCCGCCAACAGCCGCAACCTGCTGAAGACCATCCCCGGCCTTCTCATCAGCGCCTTCTTCCTCTGGTATACCTTCCATAACATTCCGCTCAACGAGTTCCGCGCCCTCCGCGCCGTGCACCCGGCGTGGATTCTCGGCGTCCTCGGCTTCACCGTCGCCAGCTACACCCTGCGCTGCGTTCGCTGGAGCCAGATGATGCCCCGCAACGGCCGCTCCCTCCGCGCCCACTTCGCCGTCTGCGCCCGCGTCCTCATGACCTCGCTCGCCGCCAACAACATCCTCCCCTTGCGCATCGGAGACATCATGCGCATCTTCACCTACTCCGACGACCTCGGCACCGCGCCCTCCGTCATCCTCAGTACCGTCATCCTCGAAAAGCTCCTCGACATCTTTGTCCTCGTCCTTCTCTTTGTCTCGACCGTTGGCCGCATCGCCACGCCGCGCCTTCGCCTCATCGCCACCATCTCCCTCGCCGTCTCAGCCATCGGCCTGCTGATCCTCCTCGTAGCGGCGCGCAGCCTGCAGGCTCCCGTACAGCGGCTCTTCGCCCGCCTCCCCGCCGGCCCGCTGCTGAAGAAAATCGAACACTGGATCACCCTCGCCCTCGACGCAACCGGCCGGCTTGGCGTCGCTGGCTCTCTTCTCCTGCTCTTTCAGTCGGTCGTCATCTGGACCTGCGAAGGCATGATCTTCCTCTCTGCCATCCGTCTGCTCGGCCTCTCGGTCGACGGCATCGCTGCCTGGCTCGCCGTCTCCTTCGCCAACCTCTCCTACCTCATCCCCAGCTCCCCCGGAGCCATCGGCCCCTTCGAGCTAGCCGTCAAAACCTCTCTAGTCAACCACGGTGCGTCGATGTCGCAATCCGCGGTCTTCGGTCTGGCGATCCATGTCTGGATGCTCCTTTCGGTCACCGGAGCCGGAGGCATCATCTTCCTCATCCATCGCATCCGCATCCACAACCACAAGCCTCTGCTCGAAGAGATTGAAGATCTGCCGGCCAGGCTGCCATGA
- the smpB gene encoding SsrA-binding protein SmpB, which produces MARSMSNTTAAHQPKPVVKEKDRDPVAAGKRDAAFNRSASFNYFLTDKFEAGVALRGTEVKSIREGKANLKDAYGLLKDGECFLLNAHIGPFSHGNAMNHDSLRTRKLLLHKSEVRKLEGMTKQKGFTLIPTRLYFRNGRVKCEIALAKGKQEWDKRATERKREADSEAKAAVARSQRG; this is translated from the coding sequence ATGGCACGTTCTATGTCCAACACGACAGCCGCCCACCAGCCCAAGCCGGTGGTGAAGGAGAAGGACCGCGACCCGGTAGCGGCGGGCAAGAGAGACGCCGCGTTCAATCGATCGGCGAGTTTTAACTATTTTTTGACAGACAAGTTCGAGGCCGGGGTGGCGCTGCGCGGTACCGAGGTGAAGTCGATCCGCGAGGGGAAGGCGAATCTGAAGGACGCGTATGGGCTGCTGAAGGACGGCGAGTGTTTTCTGTTGAATGCGCACATCGGACCGTTCTCTCATGGGAATGCGATGAACCATGATTCGCTGCGTACCAGGAAGTTGCTGCTGCATAAGAGCGAGGTGCGGAAGCTCGAGGGTATGACGAAGCAGAAGGGATTTACGCTGATCCCGACACGACTTTATTTTCGCAACGGGCGGGTGAAGTGCGAGATTGCGCTGGCCAAGGGCAAGCAGGAGTGGGACAAGCGCGCCACCGAACGTAAGCGCGAGGCCGATAGCGAGGCCAAGGCCGCGGTTGCCCGGAGTCAACGAGGGTAG
- a CDS encoding arginine--tRNA ligase, whose product MYRTIQQSLLARIQAILLAKYDVTLTNLVVEQPPSIALGELALPVAFELAKRLRKAPRAIATELVAELTAALPTLEGVASVEVAGAGYLNIRLDRAATVRRIAADQHADIGGPGFRLVEHTSINPNKAAHIGHLRNAILGDTFQRLLRPGTFKTGYEVGVQNYIDNTGVQVADVVVGLVYLEGKTLTSTRELLTELLETNQRIDFYCWDLYARVSQWYTADPEHIDARKQIRLDTLHALELGHNDTADIADLISTAVLRRHLQTMQRLNIEYDFLPRESEILSLHFWDAARELMLEKGVLYLETAGKNKGCYVMRRAGFEPTATSESTKEPGAPHLDSEMWASSEARPSSSTSANPIAAKPEPDEDAKVIVRSNGTVTYVGKDIAYHLWKFGLLPGKDFGYAKFHEYPSHCCWISTSGPSAPNHPTFGKADAIYNVIDSRQNDPQNNVIAALRGMGYTEAADRYTHFSYEMVALTPRCAVELGYTISEEDQKKPFIEVSGRKGFGVKADDLLDRLIAAAKSEVDTRHPEIEPADRLTIAAQIAVGALRYFMLRFTRNTVIAFDFKDALSFEGETGPYVQYAIVRAANIFRKANTTEAASLAAIATLDLSTLLDTEEGSSLWETWLLASKLTLLIEQCIATAEPAYLAKYAFQLAQQFNNFYHRHHVLNETDPTRKTLLLATAAVAQREMTRALGYLGIEAPPVM is encoded by the coding sequence ATGTATCGCACAATCCAGCAGTCTCTGTTGGCCCGCATCCAGGCCATCCTCCTCGCGAAGTACGACGTCACCCTCACCAACCTCGTCGTCGAGCAGCCCCCCAGCATCGCCCTAGGCGAACTAGCCCTGCCCGTAGCCTTCGAGCTGGCCAAGCGCCTCCGCAAAGCCCCCCGCGCCATCGCCACCGAACTAGTCGCCGAACTCACCGCCGCCCTCCCCACCCTCGAAGGCGTCGCCAGCGTAGAAGTAGCAGGCGCAGGCTACCTCAACATCCGCCTCGACCGCGCCGCCACGGTCCGCCGCATCGCCGCCGATCAGCACGCCGACATCGGCGGCCCCGGCTTCCGCCTCGTCGAGCACACCAGCATCAATCCCAACAAAGCTGCCCACATCGGCCACCTCCGCAACGCCATCCTCGGCGACACCTTCCAGCGCCTCCTCCGTCCCGGCACCTTCAAAACCGGCTACGAAGTCGGCGTACAAAACTACATCGACAACACCGGCGTTCAGGTAGCAGACGTAGTCGTCGGCCTCGTCTACCTCGAAGGCAAGACCCTCACCAGCACCCGCGAACTCCTCACCGAACTCCTCGAGACCAATCAGCGCATCGACTTCTACTGCTGGGATCTCTACGCCCGCGTCTCCCAGTGGTACACCGCCGACCCCGAACACATCGACGCCCGCAAGCAGATCCGCCTCGACACCCTCCACGCCCTCGAGCTCGGCCACAACGACACCGCAGACATAGCCGACCTCATCTCCACCGCCGTCCTCCGCCGCCATCTGCAAACCATGCAGCGCCTCAACATCGAGTACGACTTCCTCCCCCGCGAAAGCGAGATCCTCTCCCTCCACTTCTGGGACGCGGCCCGCGAACTCATGCTCGAAAAAGGTGTCCTCTACCTCGAAACCGCCGGCAAAAACAAAGGCTGCTACGTCATGCGCCGCGCCGGCTTCGAACCCACCGCCACATCCGAATCCACCAAAGAACCGGGTGCCCCACATCTCGACTCTGAGATGTGGGCATCGAGCGAAGCGAGACCGTCTTCTTCAACCTCAGCAAACCCCATCGCCGCCAAACCCGAACCCGACGAAGATGCCAAGGTCATCGTCCGCTCCAACGGCACCGTCACCTACGTCGGCAAGGACATCGCCTACCACCTCTGGAAGTTCGGCCTCCTCCCCGGCAAGGACTTCGGCTACGCAAAATTTCACGAGTACCCCTCGCACTGTTGCTGGATCTCCACCTCCGGCCCCAGCGCCCCCAACCACCCCACCTTCGGCAAAGCCGACGCGATCTACAACGTCATCGACTCCCGCCAGAACGATCCGCAAAACAACGTCATCGCCGCCCTCCGCGGCATGGGCTACACAGAAGCCGCCGACCGCTACACCCACTTCAGCTATGAGATGGTCGCCCTCACCCCCCGCTGCGCCGTCGAACTCGGCTACACCATCAGCGAAGAAGACCAGAAGAAACCCTTCATCGAAGTCAGCGGCCGCAAGGGCTTCGGCGTCAAAGCCGACGACCTCCTCGACCGGCTCATCGCCGCAGCAAAGTCCGAAGTAGACACCCGCCATCCCGAGATCGAACCCGCCGACCGCCTCACCATCGCCGCGCAGATCGCAGTAGGCGCCCTCCGCTACTTCATGCTCCGCTTCACTCGCAACACGGTCATAGCCTTCGACTTCAAAGATGCCCTCAGCTTCGAAGGCGAGACCGGCCCCTACGTCCAGTACGCCATCGTCCGCGCCGCCAACATCTTCCGCAAAGCCAACACCACCGAAGCCGCATCCCTGGCCGCAATCGCAACGCTCGACCTATCCACCCTCCTGGACACCGAAGAGGGAAGCAGTCTCTGGGAGACCTGGCTCCTCGCCTCCAAACTCACCCTGTTGATCGAACAATGCATCGCCACTGCCGAGCCCGCCTACCTCGCCAAGTACGCCTTCCAGCTAGCCCAGCAGTTCAACAACTTCTACCACCGCCACCACGTCCTAAACGAAACCGACCCCACCCGCAAAACCCTCCTCCTCGCCACCGCCGCGGTAGCCCAACGAGAGATGACCCGCGCGCTAGGCTACCTAGGCATCGAAGCCCCACCTGTTATGTAA
- a CDS encoding leucyl aminopeptidase → MDTKLLFQDAAGFQTPLLAVFAVDIAVGKDAEPLVALLTTSDSVADSVAKVLASGEFKATVGETLLLHGPNGLKTERLLVVGLGKAKGLSVEEVRKGAGTAVRAAKPLGAREMAIAFPEDHALDDEHLETLPCALLSRALVEGAELAEKDWDTYRSERKDRSVRSLSVIAKEAEKSTREEIQEGFDAGVIVAAAQNFTRSLVNEPGNVLTPTELGKRAAAMCAEMGLRCEVHSTAKLLELKMGAFAAVAQGSEQPPALIVMTYEPKLAKGEALAKDAPVLGLVGKGITFDTGGISIKPGDGMEKMKYDMAGAAAMIGAMQAIAQLKPKVKVIGVVCSAENMPDGKAYRPGDVVTAMSGKTIEVINTDAEGRLVLADGLHYAKTLGCTHLIDAATLTGACVVALGIVNAGLFSNDEATWQKFVDATKTSGEKFWRLPCTDDYKDQIKSHIADMRNTGANRWGGAISAAMFLKEFVGETPWVHLDIAGCAWNDENKPWIANGPSGMAVRSILEWVRGYSI, encoded by the coding sequence ATGGACACGAAGTTACTCTTTCAGGATGCTGCTGGGTTCCAGACGCCGCTGCTGGCTGTATTTGCGGTGGATATCGCCGTGGGCAAAGATGCGGAGCCGTTGGTGGCTTTGTTGACGACGTCGGATTCGGTGGCGGATTCGGTGGCGAAGGTTCTGGCTTCGGGCGAGTTCAAGGCGACGGTGGGCGAGACGCTGCTGCTGCACGGCCCGAATGGGTTGAAGACGGAGCGTCTGCTGGTGGTGGGGCTGGGGAAGGCGAAGGGCCTGTCGGTGGAGGAGGTGCGGAAGGGCGCGGGGACTGCGGTGCGCGCGGCCAAGCCGCTGGGAGCGCGGGAGATGGCGATTGCGTTTCCGGAAGACCATGCGCTGGACGACGAGCACCTGGAGACGCTGCCCTGTGCGTTGCTGTCGCGCGCGCTGGTAGAGGGAGCGGAGCTGGCGGAGAAGGATTGGGATACGTATCGGAGTGAACGGAAGGACCGGTCGGTGCGGTCGCTTTCGGTGATTGCGAAGGAGGCGGAGAAGTCGACTCGGGAGGAGATTCAGGAGGGCTTTGATGCTGGAGTGATTGTGGCGGCGGCGCAGAACTTTACGCGGTCGCTGGTGAATGAGCCGGGCAATGTGCTGACCCCGACGGAGCTGGGCAAGCGCGCGGCGGCGATGTGCGCAGAGATGGGATTGCGGTGCGAGGTGCATTCGACCGCGAAGCTGCTGGAGTTGAAGATGGGCGCGTTTGCCGCGGTGGCGCAGGGTTCGGAACAGCCTCCGGCGTTGATTGTGATGACGTATGAGCCGAAGCTGGCGAAGGGCGAGGCGCTGGCGAAAGATGCTCCGGTGCTGGGGCTGGTGGGGAAAGGGATTACGTTCGACACGGGCGGGATCTCGATCAAGCCGGGCGATGGCATGGAGAAGATGAAGTACGACATGGCGGGCGCTGCGGCGATGATTGGCGCGATGCAGGCGATTGCGCAGTTGAAGCCGAAGGTGAAGGTGATTGGGGTGGTGTGCTCGGCGGAGAATATGCCGGATGGGAAGGCTTACCGGCCGGGCGATGTAGTGACGGCGATGTCGGGTAAGACGATTGAGGTGATTAACACCGATGCCGAGGGTCGGCTGGTGCTGGCGGATGGTCTGCACTATGCGAAGACGCTGGGTTGCACGCATCTGATCGATGCGGCGACGCTGACTGGCGCTTGTGTGGTGGCGCTGGGGATTGTGAATGCGGGGTTGTTCTCGAACGATGAGGCGACGTGGCAGAAGTTTGTGGACGCGACGAAGACTTCGGGGGAGAAGTTCTGGCGGCTTCCCTGCACCGATGATTACAAGGACCAGATCAAGAGCCATATCGCGGATATGCGGAATACGGGCGCGAATCGTTGGGGCGGGGCGATCTCGGCGGCGATGTTCTTGAAGGAGTTTGTGGGGGAGACGCCGTGGGTGCATCTGGATATCGCTGGGTGTGCTTGGAATGATGAGAATAAGCCGTGGATTGCGAATGGGCCTAGTGGGATGGCGGTGCGGTCGATTTTGGAGTGGGTGCGGGGGTACTCAATCTAG